A DNA window from Brenneria izadpanahii contains the following coding sequences:
- a CDS encoding respiratory chain complex I subunit 1 family protein, translated as MACAVIQALLLLALAPLMSGMARVIRAKMHSRQGPGLLQDYRDIFKLLKRQDVSPQHAGGVFRLMPYILIGTMLLVAMTLPIITWVSPFGAAGDVITLLYLFALFRFFFSLAGLDSGSSFAGIGASRELTLGILVEPIMILALLVVALIAGSTNIGNISSMLAGRHWLSPTATLMALLACAFAAFIEMGKIPFDVAEAEQELQEGPLTEYSGAALALLKWGISLKQVVAAALFLSIFIPFGKAETFTLTALLVGTLAFLIKLIAAFFVAALIENSLARGRFLLTGHVTWLGFGAAALAFVFYLTGL; from the coding sequence ATGGCCTGCGCGGTTATTCAGGCGCTGCTTCTGCTGGCGCTTGCCCCGCTGATGTCCGGGATGGCGCGGGTTATCCGCGCCAAGATGCACTCCCGCCAGGGGCCGGGGTTACTGCAAGACTATCGCGACATTTTCAAGCTGTTGAAGCGTCAAGATGTGTCGCCACAGCACGCGGGCGGCGTTTTCCGCCTGATGCCATATATTCTGATCGGTACGATGCTGCTGGTCGCCATGACGCTGCCCATTATCACCTGGGTATCGCCGTTCGGCGCCGCGGGCGACGTCATTACGCTGCTCTACCTGTTCGCCCTGTTTCGCTTCTTCTTTTCGCTGGCCGGTCTGGACTCCGGCAGCAGTTTCGCCGGCATCGGCGCCAGCCGCGAACTCACGCTAGGGATTCTGGTTGAACCCATCATGATCCTGGCGCTGCTGGTGGTCGCGCTGATTGCCGGCTCCACCAACATCGGCAACATCAGCAGCATGCTGGCGGGCCGCCATTGGCTGTCGCCGACCGCCACCCTGATGGCGTTGCTGGCCTGCGCTTTCGCCGCTTTCATCGAAATGGGCAAAATTCCCTTCGACGTGGCCGAAGCCGAACAGGAGCTACAGGAAGGTCCGCTGACGGAATATTCCGGCGCGGCGCTGGCGCTGTTGAAGTGGGGGATCAGTCTGAAACAGGTGGTCGCCGCCGCGCTGTTTCTCTCCATTTTCATCCCGTTCGGCAAAGCCGAAACCTTTACGCTGACGGCGCTGCTGGTAGGAACGCTCGCGTTTCTTATCAAACTGATCGCGGCGTTTTTCGTGGCCGCGTTAATTGAAAACAGCCTGGCCCGCGGGCGCTTTCTGCTTACGGGGCATGTTACCTGGTTGGGTTTCGGCGCCGCCGCGCTGGCGTTCGTTTTCTATCTTACCGGTCTATAA
- a CDS encoding HypC/HybG/HupF family hydrogenase formation chaperone has translation MCLGIPGKVVELASGDGQLAWVDICGVRREVNIALVMDGIDRQQLIGTWVLVHVGFAMSRIDEEEAQATLNVLRQMEELEQDVTFFIRQ, from the coding sequence ATGTGTTTAGGCATTCCGGGAAAGGTTGTAGAGCTGGCGTCTGGCGACGGGCAACTGGCCTGGGTTGATATTTGCGGCGTCCGGCGTGAAGTGAATATTGCTCTGGTGATGGATGGCATCGATCGTCAACAGCTGATCGGCACCTGGGTTCTGGTTCATGTCGGCTTCGCCATGAGCCGTATAGATGAAGAAGAGGCCCAGGCGACGCTGAATGTTTTACGCCAAATGGAAGAGTTGGAACAAGATGTTACATTTTTTATCCGCCAATAA
- the hyfB gene encoding hydrogenase 4 subunit B, giving the protein MMTSLEWLALALTLYAAGALLSLCLARAESLAILLSGVGSALGGLCGLAAALPVLLNGQLLTARFEGPFAAFARLTIRMDALAAFIVMVISLLVIVTSVYSLSYLREYRGRAWAMGFFMNLFIASMVALVVVDNAFYFIILFEAMSLSSYFLVISDQDEEAINAGLLYFLIAHAGSVLIMIAFFLLYRHSDSLDFADFRQATLSAPQASIVFLLAFFGFGAKAGMLPLHGWLPRAHPAAPSHASALMSGVMVKIGIFGIIKVGIDLLGAAEVWWGVVVLAFGAVSSVLGVLYALAEHDIKRLLAYHTVENIGIILMGVGVGMIGIATHHPLLAVLGLLGGLYHLLNHAIFKGLLFLGAGAVIYRLHSKDMEKMGGLARLMPYTALAFLIGCMAISALPPLNGFVSEWFTYQSLFTLSREGGFSLRLVAPIAIVMLAITGALAAMCFVKVYGISFCGAPRSEKAAQAREAPWPMTAAIWLLALLCIALGVGASAVAPVVSRVAASLAGTAAPPVAQGMLIFPGDPAQTALSAPLIFILLLALPILPLLLYLGAKGSRLSFRRRGAPWACGYAYEASMAASAASFTQPLRVMFAPLYRIRKTLDPAPMMQNALDKTTLAAGRTEPVWDTRLVMPLVNLVQRVGRITQRIQHGDFRVYCLYVVAALAILLLTMA; this is encoded by the coding sequence ATGATGACTTCACTGGAATGGCTGGCGCTGGCGCTGACGCTCTATGCGGCTGGCGCGTTGTTATCCCTCTGCCTGGCGCGCGCCGAGTCCCTGGCTATCCTGCTAAGCGGCGTCGGTTCGGCGCTGGGCGGCCTGTGTGGTCTTGCCGCCGCGCTGCCGGTATTGCTTAACGGTCAGCTGCTGACGGCCAGGTTTGAAGGGCCGTTTGCCGCCTTCGCCCGCTTAACGATAAGAATGGACGCGCTGGCGGCCTTTATCGTCATGGTCATTTCGCTACTGGTTATCGTCACGTCAGTCTATTCGCTCTCTTATTTACGGGAATACCGCGGGCGCGCCTGGGCGATGGGGTTCTTTATGAACCTGTTCATCGCCTCGATGGTGGCGCTGGTGGTGGTCGATAACGCCTTCTATTTCATCATCCTGTTTGAAGCGATGTCGCTCAGCTCCTATTTCCTGGTGATTTCCGATCAGGATGAAGAAGCCATTAACGCCGGGCTGCTTTACTTTTTAATCGCCCACGCCGGTTCAGTGCTGATTATGATCGCTTTCTTCCTGCTGTATCGCCACAGCGACAGTCTCGATTTCGCCGATTTCCGCCAGGCCACCCTCTCCGCGCCGCAGGCGTCCATCGTATTCCTGCTGGCCTTCTTCGGCTTCGGCGCCAAGGCCGGGATGCTGCCGCTACACGGCTGGCTGCCGCGCGCGCACCCGGCCGCGCCGTCCCACGCGTCGGCGTTAATGTCCGGCGTGATGGTGAAAATCGGCATCTTCGGCATTATCAAGGTGGGGATCGACCTGCTGGGCGCCGCCGAAGTCTGGTGGGGCGTGGTGGTGCTGGCGTTCGGCGCCGTCTCGTCGGTGCTTGGCGTGCTCTATGCCCTGGCCGAACACGATATCAAACGGTTGCTGGCTTACCACACCGTGGAAAATATCGGCATCATTCTGATGGGCGTCGGGGTGGGAATGATCGGCATCGCCACGCACCACCCGTTGCTGGCGGTTCTCGGCCTGTTGGGCGGCCTGTACCACCTGTTGAACCACGCAATATTTAAAGGACTGCTGTTCCTGGGCGCCGGCGCGGTGATTTACCGCCTGCACAGCAAGGATATGGAAAAAATGGGCGGCCTCGCGCGCTTGATGCCGTATACCGCGCTGGCGTTTCTGATCGGCTGTATGGCGATTTCCGCGCTGCCGCCGTTGAACGGATTCGTCAGCGAATGGTTCACTTACCAATCGCTGTTTACTCTCAGTCGCGAGGGCGGTTTTTCACTGCGGCTGGTCGCGCCAATCGCCATCGTCATGCTGGCGATCACCGGGGCGCTGGCGGCCATGTGCTTCGTCAAGGTCTACGGCATCAGCTTCTGCGGCGCGCCTCGCAGCGAGAAAGCCGCTCAGGCGCGGGAAGCGCCCTGGCCGATGACCGCCGCCATATGGCTGCTGGCGCTGTTATGTATCGCGCTCGGCGTCGGCGCCAGCGCGGTGGCGCCGGTGGTAAGCCGGGTGGCCGCCAGCCTGGCGGGAACCGCCGCGCCGCCGGTGGCGCAGGGTATGCTGATATTCCCCGGCGATCCCGCTCAAACCGCGTTATCCGCGCCGCTGATTTTTATTCTGCTGCTGGCCTTGCCGATCCTGCCGTTACTGCTTTATCTCGGCGCTAAAGGCTCGCGGCTGAGTTTCCGCCGCCGCGGCGCGCCCTGGGCCTGCGGCTACGCTTATGAGGCCTCGATGGCGGCGTCCGCCGCCAGCTTCACCCAGCCATTACGCGTGATGTTCGCTCCTCTGTACCGAATACGTAAAACGCTGGACCCGGCCCCGATGATGCAAAACGCGCTGGATAAAACCACGCTGGCCGCCGGACGGACCGAACCGGTCTGGGATACGCGCCTGGTTATGCCGCTGGTCAATCTCGTCCAGCGCGTGGGCCGGATAACGCAACGGATTCAGCATGGCGACTTCCGGGTCTACTGCCTGTATGTGGTGGCGGCCCTGGCGATTCTGCTGCTGACGATGGCCTGA
- a CDS encoding iron transporter: MNMRKSLIAGAVIAGIFTAPAVLAFEEYPAGEPVTINEMEIAAVYLQPIDMEPRGMGLPAAKSDIHLEADIHAVEGNKNGIGAGEWMPYLTIAYTLTNTDTGAKQEGNFMPMVASDGPHYGANIKMMGVGNYKVVYHIEPPSKAGMHRHTDSETGVGRWWKPFDVSFDFKYVGIK; this comes from the coding sequence ATGAATATGCGAAAGAGTCTGATTGCTGGCGCAGTAATCGCCGGTATTTTCACCGCACCGGCAGTCTTGGCGTTTGAAGAATACCCGGCAGGCGAGCCAGTCACCATCAATGAAATGGAGATTGCTGCGGTTTATCTGCAACCGATCGACATGGAACCTCGCGGCATGGGATTGCCCGCGGCGAAATCGGACATCCACCTGGAAGCGGATATCCACGCGGTTGAAGGCAACAAGAATGGGATTGGCGCCGGAGAATGGATGCCGTATCTGACGATTGCCTATACCCTGACCAACACCGACACCGGAGCCAAGCAAGAAGGCAACTTCATGCCGATGGTCGCCAGCGACGGCCCGCACTACGGCGCGAACATCAAAATGATGGGCGTCGGCAACTACAAAGTGGTTTACCACATCGAACCGCCTTCCAAAGCAGGCATGCACCGCCATACCGATAGCGAAACCGGCGTCGGCCGCTGGTGGAAACCGTTCGACGTCAGCTTTGACTTTAAATACGTCGGTATTAAGTAA
- a CDS encoding FTR1 family iron permease, whose amino-acid sequence MSTWQKLFFALCWLFSSSLALAATDYASFIQDIESRLDKTAQLYEQQKPDEARTEVQMAYFEVFENLEGPIRINISAQKSYQLEATFGEIRRMIGEGKPLADVQAKISWLKGELNAVQPVLAEGHKLVAQEQHGAYDNTDIALYWQQSFKIIDDSLAQAISDYQDGDYGNASQSVQQALYQGFKNSEMEMSVRQNRSAQQAAAINQQFSALIAMTKQPDQMSEVAYRVTTLLQDIEDLLPGLPTTRDSQPVTATPEGDAGIAADDNVPNADWGKVAADINQAMLAAIEQYRQGQARPAMMAVQDAYFDLFEASGMENKVGSRNAAFKSTLEGYFTRLVSLMNAGQPVEQLQAQADALKQDLANAVTMLGEGGDTHWSLLLYSLLIIVREGLEALLIVAAIVAYLVKNQHHDKLPLIRQSVYVALLCSVLTAVIFQLLFTNSGASREMLEGITMLIAVVMLFFMSYWLLSKVEAQHWKAYLEGKLSHSLSSGSMAGLWLTSFLAVYREGAETVLFYYALVGDANNMMGHLSILAGFVIGCVILVIAYLIMRFTVVKLPLKPFFMFTGCFMYLMAFVFAGKGVLELIEGKLFEPTLLTGVPEISGLGIYPYVETLAPQAVLLVAALAALVVMRRRAPAA is encoded by the coding sequence ATGTCTACCTGGCAAAAACTCTTCTTTGCGTTGTGTTGGCTATTTAGCAGTTCTCTGGCTTTAGCCGCGACTGATTACGCTTCCTTCATCCAGGATATCGAATCCAGACTGGATAAAACGGCTCAATTGTACGAGCAGCAGAAGCCGGATGAAGCCCGTACCGAAGTTCAGATGGCCTATTTCGAAGTATTCGAAAATCTTGAAGGCCCCATTCGCATCAATATTTCCGCACAAAAAAGCTATCAGCTGGAAGCGACGTTCGGTGAAATCCGCCGCATGATCGGCGAGGGGAAGCCGCTGGCCGATGTGCAGGCCAAAATTTCCTGGCTGAAAGGGGAGTTGAATGCGGTGCAGCCGGTACTGGCCGAAGGTCATAAGCTGGTGGCGCAGGAGCAGCACGGCGCTTATGACAATACGGATATCGCGCTGTACTGGCAGCAGAGCTTTAAGATTATTGATGACTCGCTGGCGCAGGCGATAAGCGATTATCAGGACGGCGATTACGGTAACGCCAGCCAGAGCGTGCAGCAGGCGCTCTATCAGGGATTCAAGAATTCCGAGATGGAAATGTCGGTGCGTCAGAATCGTTCCGCCCAGCAGGCCGCCGCCATCAATCAGCAGTTCTCCGCGCTGATAGCCATGACGAAGCAGCCGGATCAGATGAGCGAGGTCGCCTATCGCGTAACCACGCTGTTGCAGGACATTGAGGATTTGCTGCCGGGGCTGCCCACTACGCGCGATAGCCAGCCGGTTACGGCGACGCCCGAAGGCGATGCCGGCATCGCCGCCGATGATAATGTGCCTAACGCCGACTGGGGGAAAGTCGCCGCCGATATTAATCAGGCCATGCTCGCGGCGATTGAACAATATCGTCAGGGACAGGCCCGGCCGGCTATGATGGCGGTGCAGGACGCCTACTTCGATCTGTTTGAAGCCAGCGGCATGGAAAATAAAGTCGGCTCGCGCAACGCGGCGTTCAAATCCACCCTGGAAGGCTATTTTACCCGCCTGGTCAGCCTGATGAACGCCGGGCAGCCCGTTGAACAATTGCAGGCGCAGGCGGACGCGCTGAAACAGGATCTGGCGAACGCCGTCACCATGCTGGGCGAAGGGGGCGATACCCACTGGAGCCTGCTGCTCTACAGCCTGTTGATTATTGTGCGCGAAGGGCTGGAAGCGTTGTTGATTGTGGCGGCCATCGTCGCCTATCTGGTGAAAAACCAGCATCACGACAAGCTGCCGCTTATTCGTCAGTCTGTTTATGTCGCGCTGCTATGCAGCGTGCTTACCGCCGTTATTTTCCAACTGCTGTTCACCAACTCCGGCGCCAGCCGCGAAATGCTGGAAGGCATTACGATGCTTATCGCCGTCGTGATGCTGTTCTTCATGAGCTATTGGCTGCTTTCGAAAGTGGAAGCCCAACACTGGAAAGCCTATCTGGAAGGAAAACTGTCGCACTCCCTGAGCAGCGGATCGATGGCGGGGCTATGGCTGACCAGTTTTCTGGCGGTTTACCGGGAAGGCGCTGAAACCGTGCTGTTTTACTATGCGCTGGTGGGCGATGCGAACAATATGATGGGGCACCTTTCCATTCTGGCGGGGTTCGTCATCGGGTGCGTGATCCTGGTTATCGCCTATCTGATTATGCGCTTCACCGTGGTTAAACTTCCGCTTAAACCTTTCTTTATGTTTACCGGCTGCTTCATGTATTTGATGGCGTTTGTCTTTGCAGGCAAAGGCGTGTTGGAGCTGATTGAAGGCAAATTGTTTGAGCCGACGTTGCTGACGGGCGTGCCGGAAATCAGCGGGCTGGGTATTTATCCCTATGTGGAAACGCTGGCGCCGCAAGCGGTGCTGCTGGTCGCCGCGTTGGCCGCATTGGTGGTTATGCGGCGGCGGGCCCCTGCCGCCTGA
- a CDS encoding 4Fe-4S dicluster domain-containing protein: MNRFVIAEPKRCIGCNTCMAACTQAHRRQGLQTHPRLTVERDLAGTAPVLCRHCEDAPCARVCPVNAITHRDQAVALNENTCIGCKLCAIACPFGAITPSGSKPLAIPATFPQNIPQSMLADVPVSVASVNPLLAWNAGIRSVAVKCDLCAFQEQGPECVRVCPTKALFIVDEQELERITAEKRRHAMEWPAGNMPFPPDAADRENTL; encoded by the coding sequence ATGAACCGCTTCGTCATTGCGGAGCCTAAGCGCTGTATCGGATGCAATACCTGTATGGCCGCCTGTACGCAGGCGCACCGCCGTCAGGGATTGCAGACTCATCCGCGGCTGACGGTGGAACGCGACCTCGCCGGCACCGCGCCCGTCTTGTGCCGTCACTGCGAAGACGCGCCCTGCGCCAGAGTCTGTCCGGTTAATGCCATCACGCATCGGGATCAGGCGGTGGCGCTGAACGAAAATACCTGCATCGGCTGCAAACTGTGCGCGATCGCCTGTCCCTTCGGCGCCATTACGCCATCAGGCAGTAAGCCGTTAGCCATCCCGGCGACCTTTCCCCAGAATATCCCGCAGTCCATGCTCGCCGATGTGCCGGTCAGCGTCGCTTCCGTCAACCCGCTACTGGCCTGGAATGCCGGCATCCGCAGCGTCGCCGTGAAATGCGACCTCTGCGCTTTTCAGGAGCAAGGGCCGGAGTGTGTCCGCGTATGCCCCACCAAGGCGCTGTTTATCGTGGATGAGCAAGAACTCGAACGGATTACCGCCGAAAAACGCCGGCATGCGATGGAGTGGCCGGCCGGCAACATGCCTTTCCCGCCAGACGCGGCCGATCGGGAGAATACGCTATGA